A single window of Rhizobium sp. SL42 DNA harbors:
- the araD gene encoding L-arabinonate dehydratase — protein MSNFKPAAWPRQLRSQHWYGGTSRDTIYHRGWMKNQGYPHDLFDGRPVIGIMNTWSDLTPCNGHLRELAEKVKAGIWEAGGFPVEVPVFSASENTFRPTAMMYRNLAALAVEEAMRGQPIDGAVLLVGCDKTTPSLLMGAASTDIPTIMVTGGPMLNGYFRGERVGSGTHLWKFSEAVKAGEMTQEEFLEAEASMSRSTGTCNTMGTASTMASMIESLGMALSGNAAIPAVDSRRRVMAQLSGRRIVQMVKDDLKPSDILTKEAFENAIRTNGAIGGSTNAVVHLLAMAGRVGIDLTLDDWDRCGRDIPTIVNLMPSGKYLMEEFFYAGGLPVVLQRLGEAGKLHKDALTVSGTTIWEEVKDVRNWNEDVILPVEKALTQQGGIAVLRGNLAPKGCVLKPSAASEHLLKHRGRAVVFEDIDDYKAKINDEALDIDETCVMVLKNCGPRGYPGMAEVGNMGLPPKVLRKGITDMVRISDARMSGTAYGTVLLHTSPEAARGGPLAIVRNGDFIEIDVEARRVHLDISEEEMQRRLADWRPSVEPPTSGYARMFHDHVEGADTGADFDFLKGCRGSAVGKDSH, from the coding sequence GTATGGCGGCACGTCCCGCGATACGATTTATCACCGTGGCTGGATGAAGAACCAGGGCTATCCGCACGACCTGTTCGATGGTCGTCCGGTGATCGGCATCATGAACACCTGGTCCGATCTTACGCCCTGCAACGGCCATCTGCGCGAACTCGCGGAAAAGGTGAAGGCGGGCATCTGGGAAGCCGGTGGTTTTCCGGTCGAAGTGCCGGTTTTCTCGGCCTCGGAAAACACCTTCCGCCCGACGGCGATGATGTACCGCAACCTTGCAGCACTCGCCGTCGAGGAAGCCATGCGTGGCCAGCCGATCGACGGTGCCGTGCTGCTGGTCGGTTGTGACAAGACAACGCCATCGCTTTTGATGGGCGCCGCCTCGACCGATATCCCGACCATCATGGTCACCGGCGGCCCGATGCTGAACGGTTATTTCCGCGGTGAACGCGTCGGTTCCGGCACGCATTTGTGGAAGTTCTCCGAAGCCGTCAAGGCGGGCGAGATGACCCAGGAGGAGTTCCTCGAGGCTGAAGCCTCGATGTCGCGCTCGACCGGTACCTGCAACACCATGGGTACCGCCTCGACCATGGCCTCGATGATCGAATCGCTCGGCATGGCGTTGTCCGGCAATGCTGCGATCCCGGCCGTCGACAGCCGTCGCCGCGTCATGGCGCAGCTTTCGGGTCGCCGCATCGTGCAGATGGTCAAGGACGACCTGAAGCCCTCCGACATCCTGACCAAGGAAGCCTTCGAAAATGCCATCCGCACCAATGGCGCGATTGGTGGCTCGACCAATGCCGTCGTCCATCTTCTTGCCATGGCCGGCCGCGTCGGAATCGACCTGACGCTCGACGACTGGGATCGCTGTGGTCGCGACATTCCGACGATCGTCAACCTGATGCCGTCGGGCAAATACCTGATGGAAGAGTTCTTTTACGCCGGTGGCCTGCCGGTCGTGCTCCAGCGTCTCGGCGAAGCCGGCAAGCTGCACAAGGATGCGCTGACCGTTTCGGGCACGACGATCTGGGAAGAGGTCAAGGACGTTCGCAACTGGAATGAGGATGTCATTCTGCCGGTCGAAAAGGCGTTGACCCAGCAGGGCGGTATTGCAGTCCTGCGCGGCAATCTCGCGCCGAAGGGCTGCGTTCTGAAGCCGTCGGCAGCCTCCGAACATCTGTTGAAGCATCGCGGCCGCGCCGTCGTCTTCGAAGACATCGACGACTACAAGGCGAAGATCAACGATGAGGCGCTCGATATCGACGAAACCTGCGTCATGGTTCTGAAGAACTGTGGCCCGCGCGGTTATCCGGGCATGGCCGAAGTCGGCAACATGGGCCTGCCGCCGAAGGTTCTGCGCAAGGGCATCACCGACATGGTCCGCATCTCGGATGCGCGCATGTCCGGTACGGCCTATGGAACGGTTCTCCTGCATACATCGCCGGAAGCGGCGCGTGGCGGTCCGCTGGCGATCGTACGCAACGGCGATTTTATCGAGATCGATGTCGAAGCCCGTCGCGTTCACCTCGACATTTCGGAAGAGGAAATGCAGCGCCGCCTGGCCGACTGGCGTCCGTCGGTCGAGCCGCCGACCAGCGGTTATGCCCGCATGTTCCATGATCATGTCGAAGGGGCCGATACCGGCGCCGACTTCGACTTCCTCAAGGGGTGTCGCGGATCTGCCGTCGGCAAGGATTCGCATTGA